A genomic stretch from Pochonia chlamydosporia 170 chromosome 4, whole genome shotgun sequence includes:
- a CDS encoding ubiquitin thiolesterase (similar to Metarhizium acridum CQMa 102 XP_007813211.1), whose translation MAAQQEAAKDYQPTLQGPLVGEKTPSEAITNEYAKGDQVYVEKTAALPQTYSHYRPIRGDGNCGWRAIGFSYFEKLIERGDQAQIEGEFARLKSLNHLLATVGQYNYFEDFADEAFDLLRELARIVNKPDAAQSLLHQRWNDTAVEGSLIFYFRLLAATYLKANAETYEPFIPGGQSVGEYCGHNIEIVNREIEQLGIIALVNILLKPVNFVLEIAYLDRSAGSQVNQYRFPEEANGKDASTLGPIIYLLYRPDHYDILYRASPVHPPVTTSSTPVSLQVNRVTGFTHNTAFNNTGATMGTFSTVDFGALSLIPGLSTGSSDGLASLMSMPAVTTAAASPIIGDGFSPSHQAAWMSQYGSDMQSVKAESPTQQPPPAMATVQHASPAASLTPTTPMNSHPPMLPPSANLGAQQLPPHMAAAAPGAAGYPIRFSTHQLDYENNSFPEPFQVMTNTFKNSVWNRAHYGNPDFQPEEWNPEEDGCDNRLAGKRKVRKDSA comes from the exons ATGGCTGCGCAACAGGAGGCAGCAAAGGATTATCAGCCAACGCTCCAG GGGCCTTTGGTAGGGGAGAAGACTCCAAGTGAAGCTATCACAAATGAATATGCTAAGGGCGACCAAGTGTATGTCGAGAAAACAGCT GCACTTCCCCAAACCTATTCACATTATCGTCCCATTAGAGGCGACGGTAATTGTGGTTGGAGAG CAATTGGTTTTTCTTATTTTGAGAAGCTCATCGAACGCGGCGACCAAGCCCAGATTGAGGGAGAGTTTGCGCGGCTCAAGAGTTTAAACCATTTGCTGGCCACAGTTGGCCAGTACAACTACTTCGAGGATTTTGCAGATGAAGCCTTTGATCTGCTCCGAGAACTTGCAAGAATCGTGAACAAGCCAGACGCTGCGCAGTCGCTGCTCCACCAGAGGTGGAATGACACGGCAGTAGAAGGCAGTCTGATATTTTATTTTCGCTTGCTCGCGGCAACATACCTCAAGGCAAATGCAGAAACGTATGAGCCATTTATTCCAGGAGGACAGAGTGTTGGAGAGTATTGCGGTCATAATATTGAAATTGTCAACCGTGAGATTGAGCAACTAGGCATCATTGCGTTGGTCAACATACTACTGAAGCCCGTCAACTTTGTCCTGGAGATCGCATATTTGGACCGAAGTGCCggcagccaagtcaaccagTACCGATTCCCAGAGGAAGCGAATGGTAAGGATGCCTCAACCTTGGGCCCGATCATTTATCTACTATATCGGCCGGATCACTACGACATCTTGTACCGAGCATCTCCCGTCCATCCACCCGTGACTACTTCCTCGACGCCTGTATCTTTGCAGGTAAACAGGGTCACGGGGTTTACACACAACACTGCATTTAATAATACAGGTGCTACAATGGGCACCTTTTCCACGGTAGATTTTGGTGCGCTCAGCTTGATTCCCGGCTTGAGTACTGGCTCTTCCGACGGCCTGGCAAGTTTGATGTCTATGCCAGCGGTGACTACCGCAGCAGCCAGTCCCATCATTGGAGACGGTTTCTCTCCAAGCCATCAGGCAGCATGGATGTCACAGTATGGATCGGACATGCAGTCGGTGAAGGCCGAGTCACCTACGCAGCAGCCTCCACCGGCAATGGCGACAGTACAGCATGCTTCACCAGCTGCTTCCCTAACACCAACGACGCCGATGAACTCCCATCCACCGATGTTACCTCCGTCCGCAAACTTGGGTGCCCAACAACTCCCCCCAcacatggcggcggcggctccTGGGGCGGCGGGATATCCAATACGGTTCAGCACTCACCAACTCGACTATGAAAATAACAGCTTTCCGGAGCCCTTTCAGGTGATGACGAATACTTTTAAGAATAGCGTGTGGAATCGAGCACACTATGGTAATCCAGACTTTCAGCCAGAAGAATGGAATCCTGAGGAGGATGGCTGTGATAATCGACTGGCTGGGAAGAGAAAGGTTAGGAAGGACTCTGCCTGA